TGGTTCGGTGTGGCGCTCAGCGTGTAGGCCAGTTTTCCCTTCTCAACCATTGGGGTGAGGTAATCCTTGAGCACGTAGTCCTTTGCCCTACGAAGCAATGTCGCGATCTGATCTGCGGTTAAGGGTTGAACAAGGCAAAGCTCATAAATGAACTGAGTTACCTTTTGTTTTGCTTGGTACTTCCCTGGACGATGAAGGTCCAGGAGCCGCCTAGCTTCAATCGAGGCCTCCAGAGACAGCCCCAGATGCTGGAATGGCCACTGCCTGGGGGACTCTGGTGATTCAAAGGTCAACTCTGGAGGTTTGGTGGGGAGGTCTGGAGATTTGAGTCCAATTTCTTTGTTTTCATTGTTTAACTCTGGAGGTTTGCCTTCACCCTCGATCAGGTTCCCCCCCGTCAGGTCCATGAGAGGGACTTGGACCCCAATGGGAATGGATTTGGGGCGGAGGGGAAAAGCGATTGGGTCGAGCAGAAATTGCGTCGGAACATAGTAGGTGGCCGCACCTTTTGCCTGAGACGCCAGCAATCCGATGTCTCGCAGCCTACGCAAACGACTACTGGCACTCAATGTGTCGAGCAAGGCGATAGTCCGGAAGGTGGCATTGTCGATTGCGCCGGATTCTCGAGCGTGAATGATTGCCTGGGTTTCTTCCGGGGATAATCCAAAGGATTTGAAGTTGCCCAGCCAAGCAATTGTTTGTTCATCAAGCAAATTGTGAAGCCAAAAAGTTGATAAAAAGAAATTGTTCTCACGATCCGATTCAAACGCAGGAGGTCCAAGGCCTGCTCCAGCCATTAATCGCTGCATTACTCGAATTCCGCTCCCTTTATTTTCTGCGAAGCGGGCTTCAAAAAGAATTTGGGCAATATGGGGATTCCTTGGCAATGAGCCTGGTTCCCCTAGGCGATCAATAGATTTGATCGAATATCCTGGGTTTCTTATTTCAATTCGATTGGAATAACGAATAACTTGTACTGGCGAAGATTCGCGGTAACTCCGGTGAATCAATGCATTCACAACGGCTTCGCGAATCACGGCAATCGGTATCGTGGGTGTGTCGGTTCGTTGAGCATCAGCTT
This sequence is a window from Geothrix sp. PMB-07. Protein-coding genes within it:
- a CDS encoding ATP-binding protein; this encodes MDAIKLLEELNQVDEHPKLEAKLCNEVGRSIKETISAFSNEPALGGGMLLLGVEREATEDGSPSYVVRGITNPDKIQTDLASACSQAFNVPLRPQIEPAVIDGKVVLCVHVPEANRAEKPIYLKALGISKGTYRRIGSADQVCSDEDLSLLFDGRGSETFDASPVRGATLEDLDPEVIEDYRKIRRERGEDPEVLGWSDEELLDALGCVKDFQGQLTPTVAGIVLFGTKRALRKWFPMMRVDYLRVHGKEWVEDPENRFESLEIREPLFRLIQKTQGVIVESLPKAFSLKEADAQRTDTPTIPIAVIREAVVNALIHRSYRESSPVQVIRYSNRIEIRNPGYSIKSIDRLGEPGSLPRNPHIAQILFEARFAENKGSGIRVMQRLMAGAGLGPPAFESDRENNFFLSTFWLHNLLDEQTIAWLGNFKSFGLSPEETQAIIHARESGAIDNATFRTIALLDTLSASSRLRRLRDIGLLASQAKGAATYYVPTQFLLDPIAFPLRPKSIPIGVQVPLMDLTGGNLIEGEGKPPELNNENKEIGLKSPDLPTKPPELTFESPESPRQWPFQHLGLSLEASIEARRLLDLHRPGKYQAKQKVTQFIYELCLVQPLTADQIATLLRRAKDYVLKDYLTPMVEKGKLAYTLSATPNHPRQAYKSVSRSGKETPWPSTGPE